One Bos taurus isolate L1 Dominette 01449 registration number 42190680 breed Hereford chromosome 25, ARS-UCD2.0, whole genome shotgun sequence genomic window carries:
- the FLYWCH2 gene encoding FLYWCH family member 2 — protein sequence MPLPEPSEQEGESVKAGQEPSPEPPQPGTDVVPAAPKKPRKFSKLVLLTASKDSAKVEGAKRKGVHCIMSLGVPGPATLAKALLKIHPEAQRAIEAAPQEPEQKRSKLDTDGEEDGSLAGPSAPSPLVDGEESTSALVKPRAAP from the exons ATGCCCCTGCCCGAGCCCAGCGAGCAGGAGGGCGAGAGTGTGAAGGCCGGCCAGGAGCCCTCCCCTGAGCCCCCTCAGCCGGGCACAGATGTTGTCCCCGCAGCCCCCAAGAAACCCAGGAAGTTCTCCAAACTGGTCCTGCTGACGGCCTCCAAGGACAGTGCCAAAGTGGAAGGGGCCAAACGCAAAGGCGTGCACTGCATCATGTCCCTGGGGGTGCCTGGCCCTGCCACCCTCGCCAAAGCCCTCCTGAAGATCCATCCTGAGGCTCAGCGGGCCATCGAGGCCGCCCCCCAGGAGCCTGAACAGAAACGCAGCAAGCTGGACACAG aTGGAGAAGAAGATGGGAGCTTAGCAGGGCCTTCTGCCCCCAGCCCCTTGGTGGACGGGGAGGAGTCCACCTCGGCCCTCGTCAAGCCCAGGGCGGCTCCGTAG